ATGTTATTGCACTGCAAGAAGTAAGCCAGTCTATAAGGGCTGAAAATGTATGCGGTAACAAGAAAAAGAATAATTTCGGACTTTTATTACTAGAAGAGCTTAGAGCGCTAAATGTAAGAGAATACACTATCGTTTGGGATTTCTCTCATATTGGCTATGATGTGTACGAAGAAGGTTTAGCAATCCTAACGAAGCATGAAGTCGTAAAAGAAGACACTTTCTTTGTATCAGAAAATAAGGATACTTCGTATTGGAAAACGCGTAAAATTGTAAGCGCGACAATCTCTTATAAAGGTGAGAATATAACATTTTACTCGTGTCATCTCGGTTGGTGGAATGATGATGAAGAACCATTCCGAGGGCAAGTAGATCGTTTAATGGAGCATGTGAACAGTAACAAGCTTTCCTTCTTAATGGGAGACTTTAATAATAATGCTCGCGTGCAAGGCGAAGGTTATGATTATCTCATGCAAAAAGGCTTGTATGATACGTACGAACTCGCTATAGAGAATGATGAGGGAACCACTGTAGAAGGTGAAATTGCTGGTTGGGACGAAAATAAAAAAAATTTACGAATCGACCTGATTTTAAGTAATCAAAGTAAAATCGTTAACTCTTCAAAAGTCATTTTCAATGGCATAAATCGAAATGTAATTTCAGATCATTTCGGTGTAGAAGTTAAATTAGACATATAATAGAAGAAAACCTCACAGATAATGAAAAACTGTGAGGTTTTTTTATAAATACAAGTATTTCCAAGATAAAATACTTGTATTTTTTATGACATTTCCTATATATTTGTTATTATTGAATGTAAAACCAATTTGGTCATTTTGTATGCATACTTTTTTTACTTCGTTATATAATGAAGTAAGTAAAAGATTTAATTGGAAACATAGTGCATTTTCGTTTAATCCACGATGTAGGAAGTGATATAATTGCAAAATGTATGTATCATTTTCTAAAGAAGGAAAAATATATAATTAGGTGATAGCTTATATGAAACAAATTTGGCGTATTTATAAGACAGACTTACGGAATGTGGCCAAACATTGGGCTGCAATTGTTATTGTATTAGGGCTAATGATTTTACCATCGTTATATGCATGGTTTAACATTAAAGCCTCTTGGGATCCGTACGGAAATACAAAAGAGGTTCCCATTGCGGTTTCTAACCAAGATGTTGGGGCAAACTTGAGAGGGAAAGACATTAACATCGGGAAAGAAATTGTAGATTCACTTAAGAAAAACAAAAATCTTGGCTGGAAATTTGTTGATGAGAAGCAAGCAATTTACGGAGTTGAGCGTGGTGATTATTACGCAAGTATTACAATTCCGGAAGATTTCTCTGAAAAGATTGCTACAGTTATTAGCGACAACCCGAAGAAACCAGAACTTGATTACTATGTAAATGAAAAAGTAAATGCCATTGCACCAAAAATTACTGCTAAAGGTGCATCAGGTATAACAGAAGAAATTAGTAAAAACTTTGTTAAAACAGCAAACGGTGAGATTTTTAAAATCTTCAATGACCTTGGAATCGATTTAGAAACGAACTTACCAAGTATCGAGAAAGTAAAAGATCTTGTATTTAAGTTAGAAGCGCAGTTCCCAGAAATGAATACACTTATGGATAAGGCATTAGATGATGCGACTCGAGCAGAGGATGTTGTGAAAGTAGCGCAAAAAGAGCTGCCAGTTGTAGAAAGTGTTATTAATGATGGTCAAGAAGCGTTAGGGAATTTAGATAAGTTCTTTGCAAACAACGATCAAACATTGCAAAATGCTCCTGGGACGATACGAAATCATTTAACAACGGCTAAAGATGTAATGGATAAAGCAAATACGTTTACGAACTTTTTAATGAATCCAGGGATAGACCTTTCTGGTATGAAGGGATTACCTGAGTTTCCAGCGCGTCCGGATCTTTCAAAGTTGAATGATGAAGGTTATAAAAATATTGCAAGAAATATTAATCAAACAGTGAATAATGTTTTAAACTCGGCACGTGCAGGAACAGCGTATGCGCAAAGTGTTGTAAATGGATTACAAAATGGGAGTGTTGATCCAGAGATAGCTAAGAAAAATATTGCGACTATATCTAATAATCTTCAAACGCATATTGATAATCTTTCTTATGTAATTGATGTTATGGCTCGTTTAGAGCAAGGAGCTCAAACTGAATTTGGTCAAAATTTCTTTAAAACAAGAAAAGAGCATTTAACAGCTATTAAAGATGGACAACAAGACTTGAATAATCGATTTAAACATTTAAATGATGTAATTAGTACAGGTCAAGAAGTAAAACAAGATGTGCGAGATGGAATCAATCAGAAACTAAATGAAACTAATGCTTTAATCGATCGAGCTGAAAAAGATTACAATGAAACATTTGTAGCAGATTATAAAAAAGCAGTTAGCACAGTTGATCAAGCGAAAGCTGATGCAAATGGAGCATACGATACTGTGAAAAATGAATATGATAAGGCAAAAAATACTTTTGAAGGTATTATAGCAGACGTAAATAATAGAGGTGTTAATGGATTAGATAGCACAAAAGTAGCTTTAAACAATTTAAATGGTGAATTACAAGCTACTAAGAATCTAATTGGTGATGCGATTCCGGTTCTAGAAAGCACAAATAAGGTATTAGCAGATGTAAATAGTGACAAAAACCTTAATAATGGAATTGCAAAATTGAATAAAGCACAAAATGCTGTTCAAAAAGGTATAGATGCAACGAATAAGGCAACTACATTAATTAACAATGGACAGAAGCCTACAAAAGAGGTTGTAGAAAGTATTAATGAAGCAACTAAAAATGCTTCAGCTCAATTAGGAGATTTCTTAGCAACATATGATTCAGAAATCGTTCCAAACTTTAACACAGCAATTGAACGTACGAAACGTATGTCTAAAAACACAACTCAAATTTTAAGCGAAGCAGACAAAAAGCTTCCAGATGTTAAAAAATTACTAGAAGATTCATCAAAAGGCTTAGTAGATGGTAAAAAGAAATTAACAGATATTAAAGCTGAAATGCCAGCTACTGAGAAAAAGATTAAAGAATTAGCAAATAAAATTCGTGATTTTGAATCAGAAGAGGATATAAAAGACATCATACGCTTATTGAAAAATGATGTTGAAAAGCAAAGTGATTACTTTGCAAATCCAGTAAATTTAAAAGAGAATAAATTATTTGCGATGCCGAACTACGGTTCAGCGATGTCACCATTCTATACAGTGCTTGCACTATGGGTAGGCGCACTATTAATGGTGTCACTATTAACGGTAGAAGTACATGAAGAAGGCGCGAATTATAAGAGCCATGAAGTATACTTTGGACGTCTATTAACATTCTTAACGATAGGCCTTTCGCAAGCATTTATCGTATCGATGGGGGATATATTCTTACTCGGTACGTACGTAGTTGATAAATTCTGGTTTGTGTTATTTAGTTTATTTATTGGGGGAGTCTTTGTTTGTATCGTATACTCACTCGTTTCTATTTTCGGAAACGTTGGGAAATCGATGGCGATTATTTTACTTGTACTGCAAGTAGCAGGATCGGGTGGAACATTCCCAATTCAAATGACACCAGCGTTCTTCCAAGCAATTTATCCGTTCTTACCATTCACATATGCAATTAGTGCCATTCGTGAAACAGTAGGTGGAATGCTTTGGGATGTAGTAATTAGAGATCTACTTGTGTTAAGTGCTTTCGTAGTAGTCATGATTGTTGCTGCATTATTACTGAAAACACCAATTAACAAATCAAGTGAAAAATTTGTTGAGAATGCAAAAGGAAGTAAAATCATTCATTAAAAATAAAAGGTTCCTACCGAGAGCGGTAGGAACCTTTTTGCTTAATCAAATTTTAATTTTTTTAATGCTTCTGCGAATGCATTATTTAATGGTTCTTCTTCTTTTTTTTGTTGTTTCATATATTTTTGGACATCACGTTTATCGGCTTTGTTGCCTGACTCTTTTTTGCGTCTTTCTTGGAATGTAGAAAGTTTCTCGCGATAGCCACATTTACATGCAAAAATTTGGCCTGCTCCTTCACCACGAAGTTCTAGTTTCTTTTTACACTGAGGACAGCGAGCATTTGTAGTGCGGGATACATTTTTACGATGACCACATTCGCGATCTTGGCATACAAGCATTTTGCCTTTTTTGCCGTTTACTTCTAACATTGGTTTGCCGCAGTCTGGACAAGTTTTCGTTGAAATGTTGTCGTGTTTATATTTTTTATCGCTCGATTTAATTTCAGCAACAATTTCTTTCGTATAGTTTTTCATTTCTGAAATGAATACTTCTTTTTTTAATTTACCCTTTGCAATTGCTTCAAGTTTTTGCTCCCATTCACCAGTTAGTGTAGGAGATTTTAATTCTTCTGGCACTAAATCAAGTAACTGACGGCCTTTTGCAGTAATATGAATATCTTTACCACGTTTTTCAATTAAGAATGAATTGAATAACTTGTCGATAATGTCAGCTCGTGTAGCTACAGTACCTAATCCGCCAGTTGATTTTAACGTGTCAGCGAGTTGTTTGTTTTGCGTATCCATGTATTTCGTTGGATTTTCCATCGCTGAAAGTAATGTTGCTTCATTAAAGCGTGCAGGTGCTTTCGTTTGACCTGATGTTTGGACAATGAGTTTTACGTTTAATGTATCGCCTTTTTCGATGCGAGGTAAGATTTGTTCTTTCACATCGTCAGCTGCATCGTCATCTTCAAATCGATTCGCATATACTTCTTTCCAACCCGAATTTAAAATTGTTTTGCCACGTGCGATGAACGTTTCGTCACCAATTTTTGTTCGTAATGTTAGTTGTTCATACTCAAAGGCCGGGAATAAAACGGCTAAGAAACGTTTTACAACTAAATCATAAATTTTACGTTCTTTATCTGTGAAAGCTGAGAAATTTACATAGCTTTCTGTAGGGATAATCGCGTGATGATCGCTTACTTTACTATCATCAACAAATGATTTATTCGATTTTACTGGTTTTTGTAATACTTTATGAGCTAAAGGACGGTATTCTCCTACGCCACATGCTTTTAAACGTTCTGGAAGTGTTCCGACGATATCAGATGAAATATAGCGTGAATCTGTACGAGGATACGTTAACACTTTATGTTGCTCATATAATTTTTGCATAATGTTTAATGTTTCTTTTGCAGAGTAACCAAAGATTTTATTCGCATCACGTTGTAGTTCAGTTAAATCATAAAGACCAGGAGCGAATGATTTTTTCTGCTTTTTCTCAATTTCAACGACAGTCGCGTTTTGTTTATCCAGCTTTCTCACAATCGTATCGATCTTCTCTTTATTAAAGTTACGGCCATTGCCTTTTGCATCTTGCCAAGTCAATTTTAACTTGTCAGTTGTTTGAGCTTCGATACCGTAGTATGTTTGAGCTTTAAAGTTTTTAATTTCGTCTTCACGACCTGCAATGATAGCTACAGTAGGTGTTTGGACACGACCGCAGTTTAGTTGTGCGTTAAATCGAGTCGTTAATGCACGTGTTGCATTAAGACCGATATACCAGTCTGCCTCTGAACGTGCAACGGCTGAAGCATATAAGTTGTCATATGCTTTGCCTGGCTTTAAACTTGCAAACCCATCTTTAATTGCTTTATCCGTAACAGATGAAATCCATAGACGTTTGATCGGTTTATGAATTCGAACCTTATCAATAATCCAACGAGCAACTAATTCTCCCTCACGGCCTGCATCTGTCGCTACAATAATTTCATTTACATCTTTTCTAAGTAGTTGACTTTTCACAGCGTTAAACTGTTTTCCAGTTTGTTTAATTACTGTTAATTTCAAACGTTCCGGTAGCATTGGTAAATCTTCTAAATTCCACTTTTTATATTTCACATCATAACTTTCTGGATCTGCTAATGTAACGAGATGACCTAGAGCCCAAGTAACAATATATTTACTACCTTCAAGATAGCCGTTTCCTTTTTTATCACATTTCAGTACACGTGCGATATCACGTGCAACAGAAGGTTTTTCAGCAATTACAACACTTTTTGCCATATTTAAAACACCCTTTCAAATTTCCATAAGTTAAATATAGCATACATCCTTTTTGGAAACAGTTATGTCGAAGATTCTAACTTTTTACTATTGAATGGAAGGAGGGTGAATGAAATTCCTCACTTGAAATTTTTACGTATATAAATAAAAGATTGATATGAATGTCATATTTTAAGGTGGATGCGTTGACATCGTAAATGAATTTCATTATCATTAAAGAAGGTTACCAAAATATTGCCAAAATAATATGTGATAAAGCGGATTAATACATATGAATTGTATTTTTAATTGATAATGAAATTCATTTTAATCGTAGTATATAAAGAAAGTGGCAAGAGGAGGTTTCCATCAATAAGAGTTATGATTTCTATCATTCTATAAATAGATGAGGGGGATAAAATGATAGGATTATAATCTGTTTAAAATCAAGTGATGGCGACAGAACATAATCTGCACCATGAAGAAACTATGAAAAAAAGATATTTGTTTATTATGCTTATTGTTTTATCAATTGCTTCTATTTTTATTGGTGTAAAGGACATTAGCCTAAAGGATATTTTGCATTGGGATCAAGATAAAATGCAAATTGTATTCATCAGTAGGTTACCGCGTCTAATCAGTATTATCGTTGCTGGTGTGAGCCTGAGTATAAGCGGTTTAATTATGCAGCAGCTGAGCAGAAATAAATTTGTATCCCCAACAACTGCGGGTACGATGGATAGTGCGAAGCTCGGAGTGTTAGTGTCGTTAATGTTATTCACGACAGCGAGTCCTCTTGAGAAAATGCTTGTTGCATTCGTCTTTGCATTAGCTGGTACATTTTTATTTATGCAAATTTTAAAGAGAATTAAGTTTAAGGATGCGATATTTATTCCACTTGTTGGGATTATGTTTGGGAATATTATTAGTTCTATTACGACATTCTTTGCTTATAAATATGACTTAATTCAAAATATCAATTCATGGCTACAAGGTGACTTTTCAATGATTATGAAAGGAAGATATGAAATTTTATATTTAAGTATCCCGCTTGTAATTATCGCTTTTTTATATGCAAATCGTTTTACCGTTGCTGGAATGGGAGAAGATTTTGCTGCGAATTTAGGGATGAATTATAATCGAGTACTAAATATTGGACTTATTATTGTTTCTTTAATCTCTGCATTAGTTGTTTTAACTGTC
The DNA window shown above is from Bacillus clarus and carries:
- a CDS encoding endonuclease/exonuclease/phosphatase family protein, with the translated sequence MKLLTLNCHSWQEENQIEKIKYLAKVIQEEDYDVIALQEVSQSIRAENVCGNKKKNNFGLLLLEELRALNVREYTIVWDFSHIGYDVYEEGLAILTKHEVVKEDTFFVSENKDTSYWKTRKIVSATISYKGENITFYSCHLGWWNDDEEPFRGQVDRLMEHVNSNKLSFLMGDFNNNARVQGEGYDYLMQKGLYDTYELAIENDEGTTVEGEIAGWDENKKNLRIDLILSNQSKIVNSSKVIFNGINRNVISDHFGVEVKLDI
- a CDS encoding YhgE/Pip domain-containing protein: MKQIWRIYKTDLRNVAKHWAAIVIVLGLMILPSLYAWFNIKASWDPYGNTKEVPIAVSNQDVGANLRGKDINIGKEIVDSLKKNKNLGWKFVDEKQAIYGVERGDYYASITIPEDFSEKIATVISDNPKKPELDYYVNEKVNAIAPKITAKGASGITEEISKNFVKTANGEIFKIFNDLGIDLETNLPSIEKVKDLVFKLEAQFPEMNTLMDKALDDATRAEDVVKVAQKELPVVESVINDGQEALGNLDKFFANNDQTLQNAPGTIRNHLTTAKDVMDKANTFTNFLMNPGIDLSGMKGLPEFPARPDLSKLNDEGYKNIARNINQTVNNVLNSARAGTAYAQSVVNGLQNGSVDPEIAKKNIATISNNLQTHIDNLSYVIDVMARLEQGAQTEFGQNFFKTRKEHLTAIKDGQQDLNNRFKHLNDVISTGQEVKQDVRDGINQKLNETNALIDRAEKDYNETFVADYKKAVSTVDQAKADANGAYDTVKNEYDKAKNTFEGIIADVNNRGVNGLDSTKVALNNLNGELQATKNLIGDAIPVLESTNKVLADVNSDKNLNNGIAKLNKAQNAVQKGIDATNKATTLINNGQKPTKEVVESINEATKNASAQLGDFLATYDSEIVPNFNTAIERTKRMSKNTTQILSEADKKLPDVKKLLEDSSKGLVDGKKKLTDIKAEMPATEKKIKELANKIRDFESEEDIKDIIRLLKNDVEKQSDYFANPVNLKENKLFAMPNYGSAMSPFYTVLALWVGALLMVSLLTVEVHEEGANYKSHEVYFGRLLTFLTIGLSQAFIVSMGDIFLLGTYVVDKFWFVLFSLFIGGVFVCIVYSLVSIFGNVGKSMAIILLVLQVAGSGGTFPIQMTPAFFQAIYPFLPFTYAISAIRETVGGMLWDVVIRDLLVLSAFVVVMIVAALLLKTPINKSSEKFVENAKGSKIIH
- the topB gene encoding DNA topoisomerase III; amino-acid sequence: MAKSVVIAEKPSVARDIARVLKCDKKGNGYLEGSKYIVTWALGHLVTLADPESYDVKYKKWNLEDLPMLPERLKLTVIKQTGKQFNAVKSQLLRKDVNEIIVATDAGREGELVARWIIDKVRIHKPIKRLWISSVTDKAIKDGFASLKPGKAYDNLYASAVARSEADWYIGLNATRALTTRFNAQLNCGRVQTPTVAIIAGREDEIKNFKAQTYYGIEAQTTDKLKLTWQDAKGNGRNFNKEKIDTIVRKLDKQNATVVEIEKKQKKSFAPGLYDLTELQRDANKIFGYSAKETLNIMQKLYEQHKVLTYPRTDSRYISSDIVGTLPERLKACGVGEYRPLAHKVLQKPVKSNKSFVDDSKVSDHHAIIPTESYVNFSAFTDKERKIYDLVVKRFLAVLFPAFEYEQLTLRTKIGDETFIARGKTILNSGWKEVYANRFEDDDAADDVKEQILPRIEKGDTLNVKLIVQTSGQTKAPARFNEATLLSAMENPTKYMDTQNKQLADTLKSTGGLGTVATRADIIDKLFNSFLIEKRGKDIHITAKGRQLLDLVPEELKSPTLTGEWEQKLEAIAKGKLKKEVFISEMKNYTKEIVAEIKSSDKKYKHDNISTKTCPDCGKPMLEVNGKKGKMLVCQDRECGHRKNVSRTTNARCPQCKKKLELRGEGAGQIFACKCGYREKLSTFQERRKKESGNKADKRDVQKYMKQQKKEEEPLNNAFAEALKKLKFD
- a CDS encoding ABC transporter permease, which produces MKKRYLFIMLIVLSIASIFIGVKDISLKDILHWDQDKMQIVFISRLPRLISIIVAGVSLSISGLIMQQLSRNKFVSPTTAGTMDSAKLGVLVSLMLFTTASPLEKMLVAFVFALAGTFLFMQILKRIKFKDAIFIPLVGIMFGNIISSITTFFAYKYDLIQNINSWLQGDFSMIMKGRYEILYLSIPLVIIAFLYANRFTVAGMGEDFAANLGMNYNRVLNIGLIIVSLISALVVLTVGMIPFLGLIIPNIVSIYRGDNLKNSLPHTALLGAVFVLACDILGRVVIYPYEISIGLTVGVIGSGIFLYLLMRRNAYAA